Below is a genomic region from Catenuloplanes atrovinosus.
TGTTCCCGCCGCTGATCCTCACGACGCAGGTACAGCCCGACGAGGACCGCTCCCACGGCGGTCAGCCCCCACAAGCCGCACGCCCCGACCACCGCGAGCCACGACGGTGGCCCGGTGAGCCGCAGGACCAGCAGGGCGAGGGCCGACCCGGCCGCACCCGCCGCCGGCACCGCCACGCGCGGCGGAGCCCGGTGCGTCACCCGGACGACCATCATGGTCAGCGCGGAGAACTCGGCGAGCAACGGCACCAGCGCCGGCCCCCACGTCGGAGGCGAACCGCCGGGGCTCCGCTCGACCGCGGTCACCGCGACCGACACCGCGGCCGCGACAACCGCGGCCACGCCCACCACAGCGCCCCTGCCCCGGGCGACCACCACGGCAGCGAGGACCGTCAGCACCGCCGAGGCCATCGTCATCACGGCTCCACCCTAATGAGCCGTCCGCCCGGGCATCCCCGCCGAACGGCCGGGCGTCACGGCGTAGGACGGCCTGGTTGCGGCCGTTCGGCAGGTGCGACGGCGACGGCGCCACGCCGACGCTGGTCCCCATGGACGAACGAACTGTACGAGCCGCGACCGGCGCGTGGTCGGCCGCGACCGCGATGGCCGGCCTGATCTGGGCGGCCGGCGGGCCCGGCTTCCCCTTCGACGACCGCGAGCGGGCCACCCGGATGGGCGCAGTCCTCGCCGGCCTCGACCCGCTGCCCACCGGCCTCGTCATCGCCGCGCTAGGCGTGGCCGGCACGGTCCTGGTGGCGCTGCTGTCGCGACGCCCTCGATTGCGGCTGGCCGGCTGGCCGGCCGCCGTCGTTCTTCTCCTGATGCTGCCGGACGGTCGCCTGCTGCTCGCGGCCGGGGAGTTGCTGATGCTGCGCGGCGACCGGGTGGAAGCGGCCGCGGTGGCGCAGGCGTGGTTCGCGGCGGGCGGCGTGTGCTGGGCGGCGATCGCACACCGTGGCAGACCCGCCACCGCACCAGCGTGGGGCCGGCCGGTGACCCTTCTCGCCGCGGCGCTTCCCCTCGGGTACGCGGTACCCCGCGCCTTGTGGGCCGCCGGCCACCCGTTCGGCCTCGACGCGGCGACCACCGCCATGGTGTCATCTCCGGCCGGACGCACGCGTGAACTGGTCTTCGCCTGCGCCGCCGCCGGCGGCGGCCTGCTCACGCTGGGACTCATCCAACGCTGGGGCGTACGGATGCTCGGCCTGCCGGTACCGCGGCTACTGGCCGTCGTACCGGCCGCAGCCGTAGCGGTGATCCTCACGGCCGCGGGCGTCACGATGTGGCGGTCACTCGCGCAGTTCGACCCGGCCAACTGGGCGGCCTGGGCCGGAAACCTGGTGTGGCTGCCCTGGGGCGTAACACTGGGCCTGGCCACCTGGGCCTACCACCAGCGCAGAACGGTCGCAGCGCCCGATCAGGTTTGATCATCACTCGCGCGGCCGAATCCTCCCGCGGCACCATGGATACGGCCGGTTCCCCGCACCGGCACGTGTCGCCCGCGAAACGACCGGGCGCTCCCACCGCGACGAACCCGTCAGTCCACCAGCGCGCCGCCGAGTTTCCAGTAGCCGAGGAAGGAGATCCGGTCCTTGGCGATGCCGTGGCCGCGGGTGAGGTGCTGCCGGATCCGGGTCACGGCGCCGGATTCGCCGGCGAGCCAGGCGTAGAAGCCGTCGCCGAGCAAGCGGGCGCCCTCCGCCTCGCGGTCCGCCCAGGCGCGGGCCGCGGACTCCAGCGCGTGGCCGTGCACTCCGGTACGTACCAGCGCGTGGATCGTGTGGTCGTCGCCGGCCACATCGGACACCAGATCGTCGGCGGGCTCGGCGGTTTCGAGGAGGACGGTGGCGTGGACGTCGCCGGGCAGGGTGGTGAGGATGTTGCGGATGGCCGGGAATGCGGTCTCGTCGCCGATGAGGAGCGTCCGGCGGGCCTCGCCGGGCGTCCAGCGGATGCCGTAGCCGGTGTACCCGGCGCGCGCGTCCGGGCCGGTGATGACGAGTTCGTCGCCGGGCCGGGCGGTCAGCGCCCACCTGGAGGCCGGGCCGGGCGGCTGGTGGATGACGAGGTCGACGTCGATCTCACCGTCGTGCGCGCGGATCGCCGCCGGTGTGTAGGTGCGCAGCACGTTGCGTTCCGCCTCGGGCAGGGCGCGCCAGCGGGCGTACCAGTGCGAGGGGTGCGGTGTCGGCTCGTCGAGCAGGCCGAAGTCGGCGGTGCCGCCGCCGGGCAGCGGGAGCACCAGCTTGATCCGCTGGTCGACGCCCCAGGGGGCGAAGTGCCGCAGCGCGTCGCCGGTGAGCGTGACCCGGACGAAGCCGGGACTCAGCCGCACGATCGCGCCGACGCGTACGGGGAAGGCGCTGTACGCCCAGGGCCGGTCGGTCATCGAGTCTCCTTCAGGCATACCGGCGGATCTCCCGGATGATCATGGTGACCAGGTACGCGCCGCCGACCGACACGGTCACCACCCCGACCGGCAGGGTGACCGGCAGCACGTGCTGCGCGATCAGGTCGGAGGCCAGCAGCAGCGCGCCGCCGACGAGCGCCGACAGGCCCAGGGACAGATGGGGGGTACGGGCGGCGCGCCGGGCGATCTGCGGCGCGGCGAGCGCGATGAACGCCACCGGGCCGATCACCGCGGTCGCGACCGAGACCAGCGCGACCGCGACGGCGAGCGCGCCCCGGCGTACCCCGGCGGGTCGTGCTCCGGTCGCGGTGGCGACGTCGTCGCCGAGGTCGAGCTGGCGCAGCCGCGGACCGAGCGTGGCCAGCACGGCCAGCAGCGGGATCGCGCAGACGGCCGCGCCGCGCACGGCGGTGGCGGTGACGCCGTTGAGCGAGCCGGCGCCCCACGCGGAGGCGAACATCGCGGTCTCCAGCTCCACCTGCAGCAGCAGCCAGGTGTTCGTGGACGACAGCAGCGCGGAGACGCCGATCCCGACGATGATGAGGCGGAAGCCGGTGATGCCCTGCCGGTGGGCCAGCAGCCAGATCAGCGCCGCGGCCGTGGTGCCGCCGAGGACCGCGCCGAGCGTGAGCAGCGTCCAGTCGCCGGTGCCGGTGGCCACGACCAGCAGCATCCCGGTGAACGCGCCGTTGGCGAGGCCGAGCACGTCCGGGCCGGCCAGCGGGTTGCGGGTGACGGTCTGGAACAACGCGCCGGCGACGCCGAGGACCGCGCCGAGCAGCACCGCCGCGAGCGTGCGAGGCAACCGCCACTGCAGCACCACGGTACGGTCGAGCGCGCCGCCCTGCCCGGCCAGCGCCAGGATCACCTGCCGCGGGGACAGCGGGTACGTGCCGAGGCCGAGCGACAGCACGGCCAGCGCGGCGAGCACGGCGGCCAGCAGCGCGGCGGTGATCAGGCTCCGCCGCCGGACCGGCAGCGAGACCGCGCCGATCCGCAGCAGCAGCCGGTGGTATCCGACGTCCATCATGGGCCCGCCGTCCTGCGGCGGCGGGCGAGCACGATCAGCAGCGGCGCGCCGACGAACGCGGTCACGATCCCGACCGGCATCTCCGCGGGCGCGATGAGGACCCGGCCGAGGACGTCGGCGAGCAGGATCAGCGTGGGCGCCAGCAGCACCGACACGGCGAGGATCACGCGGTGGTCGACGCCGAACAGCCACCGGGCGGCGTGCGGCACCATCAGGCCGACGAACGAGATCGGCCCGGCCAGCGCGGTGGCGGTCCCGGCGAGCAGCGTCACCGCGACGATCACCCCGGCCCGGATCACCCGGACGTTCGCGCCCTGGGCGCGGGCGACGTCGTCGCCGAGCGCGAGCGCGTTGAGGCCGGGCCCGAGCAGGAACGCGATCACGATGCCGGCCGCCAGGAACGGGGTGACCGGCAGCAGCACGTCGAGGTCGCGGCCGAGCAGCGAGCCGGCGTTCCAGCTGCGCATGGTGTCGAACGCGTCCGGGTCGCTGAGCGCCATGCCGGTGGTGACACCGGAGAAGACCGCGCCGAGCGCCACCCCGGCGAGCGTGAGCCGGATCGGGTCGGCGGCGCCGCGGCCGGACGAGCCGATCACGTAGACGGCGAGCGTGACCGCGAGCGCGCCGAGGAAGGCCAGCCACACCAGGGCGGAGATGTCCCGCAGGCCGAGGAACGTCACCCCGGCCGCGACGGCGAACGCCGCGCCCGCGTTGACGCCGAGGATGCCGGGGTCGGCGAGCGGGTTGCGGGTGAACGCCTGGATGAGCGTGCCGGCCAGGCCGAGCGCGACACCGGCGGCGATGCCGGTGACGGTCCGCGGGACGCGCAGCTCGGTCACGACGTACCGGGACTGGTCGTCACCGCCGCCGGCCAGCACGTCGAGCACGGCCGCGGGCGAGAGCGGGTTCGCACCCACGGCGACGGAGAGCACGAGCGCGCCGGCCAGCGCGGCGAGGACGACGGCGGCGCCGGCCCCTCGCCGCGGCACCAGGTGTGTCATCGGGCGGTCGTCGCGAGGAACCGCTCGATGTCGTCGAGGACCTTCTGCGCGCCCTTCGGGCCGACGCCGGACACCCACCAGGACGTGTCGACCAGCGTCACCGACGGGAACTCCCGCTGGTTGTCGCGGATCGCGGCCGGGATCGTCGAGGTGTCGGTGACGTCCTTGGTGGTGACGAAGACGTGGTCGGCCTTGGCCTTGACGATGTTCTCCGGGGAGATGTCGGCCTGCAGCCCGTCCGCCCACTCCTGCGGCGGGATGGTGAACCCGACGCACTCCAGCGTGCTGCCGGCGAACGACACCGGCCCGTACAGGCTGAGCGTCGTCTCGTCGCGGGGCCGGACCAGCTGCGCGGTCCTGCCGCCGACCGCGTAGGTGTCCTTGATGGTGGCGCACCGTTGCCGGTAGTCGTCGAGCAGCGTGCGGACCTGGTCGGCCTTGTTGAGCGCCTCGCCGATCAGCAGCGCGTTGTCCTGCCACGGGTCGGCCTGGGTCTTGATGAAGACGGTCGGCGCGACCGAGGCGAGCTGGTCGTAGAGCTTCGCGTGCCGGGCGTCGGTGCCGAGGATCAGGTCCGGCTTGAGCGAGGCGATCGCCTCGAGGTCCGGCTCCGGCACGGTGCCGACCGGGGTGATGCCGTCGACGCCGAGGTACGACGGGATGCCGGACACGTTGCTGGCAACGGCGGCGCCGACCGGGTTGATGCCGAGCGCGACGGCGGTGTCGAGTTCCAGCGGCTCCAGCACCACCACCCGCTGTGGAGCGTCCGGGACCTGCGTGGTGCCGCGGGCGTGCGTGATGTCGCGCGCGCCGCCCGCGTCCGCGTTCGCGTCGGGCGCGGACGCGCAGCCGGCGAGGGTGACGGCGGCGGCCAGCGCGGCTGCCGCGATTCTCGTGAGACGCATGGGAGGGAGACCTTTCGGCGCGAGGACCACAAGATCATATTAGGTTAGCCTAAGCTATTCGGCGAAGGGCTGGGGACGGTGGAACCGCCGTGGGCGCCTCGCACGGCGACCAGCGGCTGCGCCCGATGGCGGCTCACGGGTCGGTGGACATCCTCGAACGCGCACGACCGGGCGGAGGCGACGCTGAACGCCGACCGCCACCTCTACCACCTGGAACGGGCACCCCCGGCCACCGGGAACCGGTATTGCTTTCGGCCGAGGCGGGACGGTCCACATTCTCCCAAATAGGGGATGTGATCGATTTGCGCGCAGGACACGCTGTATCGCATGAAAAAGCCTCCTGACGCCACCCCGCGCAGGTCTCGACAGACGCGTAGGCGGGTAACCACCGTCGCTGCCGTGGCCGTGGCGATCGCCGGGCTGGGCACGGCCGCTCAGCCGTCGGCCGCGGCGGAGACGGGTGCCGGCGCGATGCTCGACCCGACCGTTGCGGCGCTGCCCGCACACCTTCTCGAGCAACAGCTCACCTGGGGACGATGCTCGCCCGACGATCCCCAGGAACTGCGGTGCACCACCATCACGGCGCCCCTCGACTATCGGCAGCCCCACGGCGACACCATCACGCTCGCGGTGTCGCGCATCAGGACCAGCACCCCGGACCGGCGACGCGGCATCCTGACGTTCAACCCGGGTGGCCCCGGCACGGACGGGCTTTATCAGCCGCTCTCCATGCTTGACGCGCTGGACCCCGCCGTACGCGAGCAGTATGACCTCGTCGGCTTCGATCCCCGGGGCGTCGGCGGTTCCAGCCCCGTGCGGTGTGGCATGACGCCCGAGGACGCCGACAGTCTATTGGGGACCCCTT
It encodes:
- a CDS encoding siderophore-interacting protein, which translates into the protein MTDRPWAYSAFPVRVGAIVRLSPGFVRVTLTGDALRHFAPWGVDQRIKLVLPLPGGGTADFGLLDEPTPHPSHWYARWRALPEAERNVLRTYTPAAIRAHDGEIDVDLVIHQPPGPASRWALTARPGDELVITGPDARAGYTGYGIRWTPGEARRTLLIGDETAFPAIRNILTTLPGDVHATVLLETAEPADDLVSDVAGDDHTIHALVRTGVHGHALESAARAWADREAEGARLLGDGFYAWLAGESGAVTRIRQHLTRGHGIAKDRISFLGYWKLGGALVD
- a CDS encoding FecCD family ABC transporter permease: MMDVGYHRLLLRIGAVSLPVRRRSLITAALLAAVLAALAVLSLGLGTYPLSPRQVILALAGQGGALDRTVVLQWRLPRTLAAVLLGAVLGVAGALFQTVTRNPLAGPDVLGLANGAFTGMLLVVATGTGDWTLLTLGAVLGGTTAAALIWLLAHRQGITGFRLIIVGIGVSALLSSTNTWLLLQVELETAMFASAWGAGSLNGVTATAVRGAAVCAIPLLAVLATLGPRLRQLDLGDDVATATGARPAGVRRGALAVAVALVSVATAVIGPVAFIALAAPQIARRAARTPHLSLGLSALVGGALLLASDLIAQHVLPVTLPVGVVTVSVGGAYLVTMIIREIRRYA
- a CDS encoding FecCD family ABC transporter permease, which gives rise to MTHLVPRRGAGAAVVLAALAGALVLSVAVGANPLSPAAVLDVLAGGGDDQSRYVVTELRVPRTVTGIAAGVALGLAGTLIQAFTRNPLADPGILGVNAGAAFAVAAGVTFLGLRDISALVWLAFLGALAVTLAVYVIGSSGRGAADPIRLTLAGVALGAVFSGVTTGMALSDPDAFDTMRSWNAGSLLGRDLDVLLPVTPFLAAGIVIAFLLGPGLNALALGDDVARAQGANVRVIRAGVIVAVTLLAGTATALAGPISFVGLMVPHAARWLFGVDHRVILAVSVLLAPTLILLADVLGRVLIAPAEMPVGIVTAFVGAPLLIVLARRRRTAGP
- a CDS encoding ABC transporter substrate-binding protein yields the protein MRLTRIAAAALAAAVTLAGCASAPDANADAGGARDITHARGTTQVPDAPQRVVVLEPLELDTAVALGINPVGAAVASNVSGIPSYLGVDGITPVGTVPEPDLEAIASLKPDLILGTDARHAKLYDQLASVAPTVFIKTQADPWQDNALLIGEALNKADQVRTLLDDYRQRCATIKDTYAVGGRTAQLVRPRDETTLSLYGPVSFAGSTLECVGFTIPPQEWADGLQADISPENIVKAKADHVFVTTKDVTDTSTIPAAIRDNQREFPSVTLVDTSWWVSGVGPKGAQKVLDDIERFLATTAR